The DNA window GTGCTCGCACATTTGCGCCATCCGCAAATTCCGGCACGGTACGATACGTTTATCGAAGGCGGACAGCCGCATCTTGTCATGGACTATATCGACGGAGAAACAGTGGAAGATCGGATTTTTCACCTCGGAGTCATGTACACGGAACAGGCGGCGTTTCGATTGTTGCTCGATGTGCTTGACGTCGTGCGGGATATTCACGCTTTTGGCATCGTCCACCGCGATTTGCGCATCCCGAACATCGTCTGGCGCAATGGAACGGTATTTGTCATCGATTTCGGACTGGCGTGCCGCATCGGCGAACGAGTAGATTTCCGCGATGACGATCCGCTTGAAAAGCGGCTGCGGCGCGAACCGCACCCGCGAAGCGACTTTTATGCGCTCGGACATTTCGCGTTATTCCTCTTATATTCCGCTTACGAACCGATCAGTGAGGATGAAAAAAGTTGGGAAGAAGAGCTAAACTTGTCCCCAAAAGCCCAGACAATCTTGCGAAAAATGTTGCAGCTTGATCCACCGTACGACCATATTGACTCGTTGATCGCCGATGTCGAGCAGCTGCTCGCCAAAGACGGGCCGGCGCAAGCCGAAGCGCTATAAGCCGACAGGCCAAAGCCCCTCTCGCCTATAGAGGCGCGACAGAGGGGCTTATTTGATGTTCCGTTTCCCTTGCTGATTGATCCGGTTCCTGAGCGTTTCGCACCGCTGCCAATACAGTCTACTTCCCCTTAAACACCGGCTTTCGTTTCTCCTTAAACGCCGCCACCCCCTCGCGATGGTCGTCCGTTTCGACCATCAATCCTTGGATGAGCCGCTCTTCTTCGAGAATCTCTTCGAGCGTCGCGGTCAAGGCGTGCTCGATCAGCCGCTTTTGCTTGCCGATCGCTTTCGTCGGCCCGTCGGCCAGTTTGGCAGCGAGCGCTTCCGCTGCTTCGCGCAGCCCCTCGGCCGGAACAACCTCGCTTAAGACGCCAAGTTCATACAGACGGCGGGCCGAAATCGGCTCGGCAGTGAAGAAAAATTGCTTGGCTAAATGCGGGCCGACAAGCCGCGGCAGCCAATAGGAGCCGCCGCCGTCGGAGACAAGGCCAACGTTCGCAAAGCTCAAAATGAACTGGCTGTCTTCTGCAGCCAAGATGAGATCGCAAGCGAGCGCCAAATTGAATCCCGCCCCTGCAGCAACCCCGTGCACGACGGCGATGATCGGCTTTTCACACGCTTTTATCGTCACAATCAACCGGTTGAGCCGGCCGATATGCTCGTACGCCTTTGGGGCATTCGATTGCCCCATCGTTTTGACGTCGCCGCCGGCGCTGAATGCCCGGCCGGCGCCGGATAGAACGATCGCCCGAACGGCATCGTCCGCGGCGGCGCGTTCGATTTCACGAGTCAACCCGGCGATCATCTCCGGGCTGAAGGCATTGAGCCGCTCCGGACGGTTTAAGGTCAACCATAGGATCGATCCCGATTGTTCCACAAGCAAATGCGCGGTTTCCATCTTCCTCTTCCTTTCCTTTTTTTATCCTTGTCGCCCTTGATCAGTTTGGTTAAAAGCGAATGCGGCTCTCGGCCGCCCCCTCCGTGTTCAACCGAACCAGCTGCATGGAGCTTTCATCCAATTTTTGACGCCGTCCTTCCTTTCTCAAACTTAAATAAGTGTGACCGCTACTTAATGAGCCAACCGCCATCGACCAACACATCAGAGCCCGTCATATACGACGCTTCCGAAGAAGCAAGAAACGCAATGACGCTTGCGATCTCTTCCGGAACCCCCACCCGGCCTAAGGCGGTGTTGCGCTCAATGGCTTTGACAAACCGCTCATTTTGCAGGCCGCGCTCGGTGAGCGGCGTCTCGACAAAGCCAGGCGAGACGGAGTTGACGCGAATGCCGTATGGGGCCAGCTCCAAGGCGAGCGATCTCGTCAAGTTGATCACACCGGCTTTGGCAGCGCTGTAGTGCGGAATGTGCGCTCCTGCCTGATGTCCAGACAGCGACGCGACATTGACGATCGCCCGGTTGGCGCGTTCCCGCTTCGCCCCTTCGATCATCAGCGGAGCGAGCGTTTGCGAGACGAGAAAGACGCTTTTGATATTGACCCGCTGCACATCATCCCACTCTTGTTCCGTGAGCTCAAGCCATTTCGTATGGGTCGACATGCCGGCATTATTGACGAGCACGTGCAAGTCACCGTACTGGCTTTGGACATACGCCGCCAAGGCGGTCACTTGTTCACGGTCGGTGACATCAGCCGCAAACCGATCTACGGCTCCCGGCGCCCCAAGACGCGTGATGTCTTGCACGGTTTCTTCCAGTTTGGCAGCGGTGCGGCCGACAAGCACGACGGTCGCCCCTTCCTGAGCCAAACGGATGGCCGTCGCCCGGCCAATGCCGCTTCCCCCTCCGGTAACCACGGCTACGGTATTCGAAAAACGCATCGTTTTCCTCTCCCTTTCTCTTTTGTTTCTTCGATCATCCAAACTCTATTTCACTTCCATAATCCTTCCCACTTCTAAAACGTCAGCCCGCCGCCGTCGACCGACAACGTCGCCCCGGTAATAAAGGAAGCCTCATCGGACGCCAAAAACAATACCGCATTCGCCACTTCTTCCGGCGTTCCGATGCGCCCGAGGGCGTTCGCTTTCGAGATGATCGGCCATTTGCGCGCATCTTGTTTCCAAGGTGTGATGATCTTCGTGTCAATGACACCTGGGGCGACGGCGTTGACGCGAATATTGAATTTGCCGTATTCGAGCGCCGCATTTTTCGTTAACAAAATGACTCCAGCTTTTGAGGCGTTGTAGGCCGACTCGTATTTTTTTCCTTTCATTCCAAGCAAGCTCGATGTATTGACGATGGCTCCGCCGCCCGATGCTTTCATCGCCGGCACGGCGTATTTGATGCCGAGAAACACCCCTTTCAAGTTGACATCGATGACCCGATCCCACTCTTCTTCGGATAAATCGGTGCTCCGCACTTCCGAATGGCCAATGCCGGCGTTGTTAAAAAGAATATGTAGGCCCCCGAACGCATCGATGGTAGTTTGAACAAGATCGTTCACTTCCTTCGAACGGGACACATCGGTCTTGACAAAAATCGCTTCGCCCCCGCGTTCCCGAATGAGCCGAACCGTCTCCTCCCCGCCTGCTTCATCAATGTCGCTCACGGCGACTTTCGCCCCCTCATCCGCAAACCGAATCGCCGTCGCTCGTCCAATACCGCTGGCGCCACCGGTGACAATCGCGGCCTTGCCGTTCAGTCTCACGATCCTCCCGCCTTTCCCCTCTTTTTTGAATCCGCTTCCAAAAAACAATGTATACTAACCGGTTGGTATGTTGTTTCTTTTATTATACACTGTATTTCGAATATTTCCAATGTTTTTATCTATCCATCGAGAAGTCTCTGCTTTCGGGCGAGGCAAAACGGAGGCGTTATTCCGCTCGCTTCGCGGAAGGGACGCTTGAATCGTAAACAGGGAAGGCAGTGAGAACCATCAGAAAGAAGAGAAGCCCGCAGTGTTGGCTTCCCGCTCATTGGTCCATAAGATTAGCAGCACCGCCATCGCCGCGTCCTTCGTCTTCTCCCCCGCCCTCTTGAGACTCGAAAAACGATCGACAAACCGCATCGAGCGATTGCAGCCGCTCAATCAACCCTTGCAAATCGCACGTATGGAACGTGTCGCTCAGTTCTCGTCCCTCTTCCGTCACCGAGTATAAATGAATTTCCATGCATCCGTCCCAGCGGACGTTGGCGTCAAGCCAGCCATCTTCGCTTTCTAGTTCGAGCGCAGCCGTCTCCCCGTCTCCGTTCTCATGCTTCGCCTTGATGACCCATACCATTCCTACCCCGCCTTTCTTCCCCCTGCCTTGATGATCATTGACGCTTACCCTTGTTCCTGTTCCGCTCCTATTCCTAAAATCGGGGAGCCGGTTGACGTATGTTCGTTCACCCAGCGGAGCGCCGCATCCGCTACAGCTTCAGCGTTAGGAAGCGCAACGCGGTGCTCAATAACCCAGTTGAGTCCATCTTGCGGATCCAGGTTGCGCGCTACACATTCCGCTAAAAACGCTTGAACACAAGCCGCGTCGCTACGCTCCCACGTTCCGCATTGGCGGCGCCAAATCGCCTCCACCATCGCGCGGTTGCCCCCTAAATCGGCCATCACGTTGCCTCCTTTCCATTACAATAAATAGACGTGAAAGCCCACTTCTTTAAGAGGTGGGAGGAAACAAGCCTCATCGTTTATAGTATGCCTCAAGCGACTGTTGCCGCTCTAAAAAGAACTGGATGGAAAGGATAACATTGTCATTCGTATCCCGTCGGGAAACAGCGATACTAAAAATGGAGGTGCATTGGCATGATGGACCGCTGGGATGAATCAGGCGCTGTGTTTGGCGTTCCGCGCTATACTCCGGGAGCCGGCCTTCCTGATGAAATGAGTCCGATTCGCGATATCGCCCGCGGCTTTGAAAACGGCCGGCCGCCGGTCATTGAAATCACGCCCGCTGACGGCCGCCAACAGGCGGACGATATCGATTTTCCGCCCGTTGACCGGGCGTTTTGAAGCGTTAGGCAACAAAAGAGGATGTCACGCTGTTTGGCGGACATCCTCTTTGCGTTGATGGCGCTATGCGGGTGGGCATGACAGCCCGTTTGTTGCAATATGATAGTAACAACCGATTGCAGAAGGCGGAGGAGGGAAAGCTATTGGGCGTTCGCATTCCGGAGGTAACGATCAAGTGTCCCGACCCAACGATTGAACGCGTGCTTTCTTGCATCCACCAACTATGGGGGCAATTAACGAAAACAAGTCCGCCTTATTCCAAAGGAGAGCTGTTTTCTCTTCCTTTTCCTTATGTCGTTCCTGGCGGAGTATACCAACAGCTGTTTTACTGGGACAGTTACTTCATTGTTTTAGGACTGAACGTTTCGAAGCTATACGAACTCGCTAGAGGCATTGTGAACAATTTCTTTTATGAATTGAAAACATTTGGCATAATCCCTAACAGTTCTGAACTCGCCCACTTAAGCCGCTCGCAGCCCCCGCTGTTGACGTCGATGATCGAAGAGGTATGGCGCGGAGACAAAGAGTGGCTCCGTTTGGCTTATAAATGGGCAAAAATCGAATACAAGGAAGTCTGGATGGACAAAAACACTCATTATCATCCCGATATTGGCCTCAATAAGTACTACGATCGGTTGGAGTCGATGCTGCGAGTAAAGGGAGAGGCGTATCTCCATTTTGATGAGGTGTACATCCCGCCTGCGTTTTGGCATGAGAGAGTAGAAGCAGAATCAGGATGGGACTACACCGGCCGCTTTCATCGGCAATGCGGCTATTTCATCCCGGTTGATCTCAATGCTTTGCTTTATAAGTACGAAACCGACTTAGCAGCGTTTGCCCGCCTGCTATCCCTAGAGAATGAAGCGAAGCAATGGGAACAAGCCGCCCGACAGCGAAAAGATTTGATGAATCGGTATTTATGGAACGAGCCGCTCGGTATGTATTTTGATTATCATTTCCCCAGCGGGCGGCAGCACCGCTATTATTCGTTGGCTGCCTTTTATCCGCTATGGGCCCGGGCTGCCTCCAAACGGCAGGCGGCCGAAGTAGTCCGGCACTTACCTTTGTTCCTTCAGCCTGGGGGACTGGCCGCCTCCAATATCCAAACCGGATTTCAATGGGACTTTCCTAACGGCTGGGCTCCGCTCCACTGGATCGTCATTAAAGGGCTGAAAAATTATGGATATCACCAGGAGGCGCAGGAGATCGCCCGCCGCTGGATCCGGCTTTGTACGCACGTGTATGTAGAAACCGGCAAACTGTATGAAAAATACAACGTTGTCGATCTGAGCACCCGCACAGTCGGCCGCTACCCTTCTCAAGAAGGATTTGGCTGGACGAATGCGGTTTACGCCAAAATAGCGGTCGATCTTCTCGGATGCACAGTCTGCTTGCGCTAAGTGTGCAACCTAGAGGCGGCGGGAGCGGCCGGCTTAGCGGCGCACGGACACCCACGGCCGCCCGCCTTCCCAATGAACGCGGATATGGAGGCGAAACGCCGCTGAAAGCCGCTCATCGGTCAACACATCCTCTTTTCGCCCGGCGGCGGCAATGCGGCCGTCTTGCAAGAGCAGCACATGGGTGATCGATTCCACAATCTCTTCAATATAGTGGGTGACGTATAACACATGACACGGCCGAGCGGCGATTTGTTCGATCAAGGAAAGCATCTCTTCACGCGCCAATAAGTCTAGCCCGACGGTCGGCTCGTCCAAGATCAGCAGCTTCGGATTCGTCATCAGCGCCCGGGCGATCAACGTTTTTCGCTTTTCGCCTTGTGACAGCGTCGCATACCGTTTTCCTTTGATGGCTTCGAGGCGGAACGATTCGATGAACGATTCCGCCCTGGCCCAGTCATCATCGGTAACGGCATCGTACAGGCCAATCGTCGCAAACTTGCCGCTGAGGATGACATCTTCAGCCGTCTCTGTTTGCAGCGTGTCGTGAAATTGATCAAGGAGCGAGCTGCTTACAAACCCAATATGACGTCGCAACTCCGGCAGATTCGCCTGTCCAAACCGATATCCTAATACTTCCACTTCACCGCGCGTCGGATATTGATAACCAGTGACAATATTAAGGAGCGACGTTTTCCCTGAACCGTTTAAGCCAAGAATCGCCCATTGCTCGCCTTCTTTCACCTCCCAATCGATTTCATGCAAAATCGTGCGCGTCCCCCGCATCCATGACACGTTGCGCATGCGGATGATGACGGTCATTGTGCCTCTCCCCTTTGTTGTTCGTATGGACGATCCTGATAGAAAAAATTGGGCAACATGGTCGTATTGTCATAATTCCGATGAAAAATGTGCGTTGTCGCCGGAGAAAGAGGTGGAATCAGCCATGTCCAGTCGCCGGTGACATGGCGGCCGGCTGCGTTCTCTTGCTGTTCAAACAACTGAAATTGACGCGCAGCGGTATGATGATCAACGATGCTGACGCCCGCCTTTTTGTAGGAATGTAAAACAGCGATATTCAATTCGATCAACGCCTTGTCTTTCCATAATGATGCGTTGGAGTTGGTGTCAAGCCCCATACAAGAGGCCACTTTCGGAAGCATGTTGTAGCGATAATCATCGGCAAAATTGCGGGCTCCGATCTCTGTACCCATGTACCATCCGTTAAACGGTGCTGCCATATAACCAATGCCGCCAATTTCTAAACACATATCTGAAATAATCGGGACCGCGTACCATTTTAACTGCAGATCGCGAAACCACGGAAACTCCGGATGTTCAATTGGCACCTCAAGCACCAATTCTTTGGGAATCGGTGTCCAAACAGGCTTCTGTCCGTCTACCTGGATCACCAAAGGCAACACGTCAAAGGGCGTTTTTTCCCCCTTCCACCCAAGTTGTTCACAGGTGCGGGTGAAAGTGAGAGAGGATGAGTCGCCGATAATCCCTTCTTCGGTTTCATAACCGGCATAACGAATCAGTTGATGATTCCAAATGCGCACTTCCCCATTTGGCCGGAAGATCGTGATCGTCGGCCGGATTTTCCCGTCATTGGTCGCAAACTCAATATGATGGAACAGATAAGAAAAAACCTCGTCTACGGCAACCGCCTCTCTCGCATCAATGACATAGAGCGATTGCCAAAACAAGCGGCCGATGCAACGGTTGCTATGCCGCCAAGCCATCTTAGCCCCATAGCTTAACTCTTCGTACGTATGACTGTATGTGCCGGTTTGTTCCACTTCCCAACGGATTTCGTTCAAT is part of the Geobacillus sp. 46C-IIa genome and encodes:
- a CDS encoding ABC transporter ATP-binding protein produces the protein MTVIIRMRNVSWMRGTRTILHEIDWEVKEGEQWAILGLNGSGKTSLLNIVTGYQYPTRGEVEVLGYRFGQANLPELRRHIGFVSSSLLDQFHDTLQTETAEDVILSGKFATIGLYDAVTDDDWARAESFIESFRLEAIKGKRYATLSQGEKRKTLIARALMTNPKLLILDEPTVGLDLLAREEMLSLIEQIAARPCHVLYVTHYIEEIVESITHVLLLQDGRIAAAGRKEDVLTDERLSAAFRLHIRVHWEGGRPWVSVRR
- a CDS encoding trehalase family glycosidase, with the translated sequence MGVRIPEVTIKCPDPTIERVLSCIHQLWGQLTKTSPPYSKGELFSLPFPYVVPGGVYQQLFYWDSYFIVLGLNVSKLYELARGIVNNFFYELKTFGIIPNSSELAHLSRSQPPLLTSMIEEVWRGDKEWLRLAYKWAKIEYKEVWMDKNTHYHPDIGLNKYYDRLESMLRVKGEAYLHFDEVYIPPAFWHERVEAESGWDYTGRFHRQCGYFIPVDLNALLYKYETDLAAFARLLSLENEAKQWEQAARQRKDLMNRYLWNEPLGMYFDYHFPSGRQHRYYSLAAFYPLWARAASKRQAAEVVRHLPLFLQPGGLAASNIQTGFQWDFPNGWAPLHWIVIKGLKNYGYHQEAQEIARRWIRLCTHVYVETGKLYEKYNVVDLSTRTVGRYPSQEGFGWTNAVYAKIAVDLLGCTVCLR
- a CDS encoding serine/threonine-protein kinase, producing MKRFMDRHPLIARWIDRPHRSGKVLFGRYEIIEELGMGSYGIAYKGRDCATGRVVVIKQARRTKGEDGRRLLQREADVLAHLRHPQIPARYDTFIEGGQPHLVMDYIDGETVEDRIFHLGVMYTEQAAFRLLLDVLDVVRDIHAFGIVHRDLRIPNIVWRNGTVFVIDFGLACRIGERVDFRDDDPLEKRLRREPHPRSDFYALGHFALFLLYSAYEPISEDEKSWEEELNLSPKAQTILRKMLQLDPPYDHIDSLIADVEQLLAKDGPAQAEAL
- a CDS encoding nitric oxide synthase oxygenase, translating into MKKAEQFITVSYRELGKSDQEMKRRLNEIRWEVEQTGTYSHTYEELSYGAKMAWRHSNRCIGRLFWQSLYVIDAREAVAVDEVFSYLFHHIEFATNDGKIRPTITIFRPNGEVRIWNHQLIRYAGYETEEGIIGDSSSLTFTRTCEQLGWKGEKTPFDVLPLVIQVDGQKPVWTPIPKELVLEVPIEHPEFPWFRDLQLKWYAVPIISDMCLEIGGIGYMAAPFNGWYMGTEIGARNFADDYRYNMLPKVASCMGLDTNSNASLWKDKALIELNIAVLHSYKKAGVSIVDHHTAARQFQLFEQQENAAGRHVTGDWTWLIPPLSPATTHIFHRNYDNTTMLPNFFYQDRPYEQQRGEAQ
- a CDS encoding SDR family NAD(P)-dependent oxidoreductase; protein product: MRLNGKAAIVTGGASGIGRATAIRFADEGAKVAVSDIDEAGGEETVRLIRERGGEAIFVKTDVSRSKEVNDLVQTTIDAFGGLHILFNNAGIGHSEVRSTDLSEEEWDRVIDVNLKGVFLGIKYAVPAMKASGGGAIVNTSSLLGMKGKKYESAYNASKAGVILLTKNAALEYGKFNIRVNAVAPGVIDTKIITPWKQDARKWPIISKANALGRIGTPEEVANAVLFLASDEASFITGATLSVDGGGLTF
- a CDS encoding SDR family NAD(P)-dependent oxidoreductase gives rise to the protein MRFSNTVAVVTGGGSGIGRATAIRLAQEGATVVLVGRTAAKLEETVQDITRLGAPGAVDRFAADVTDREQVTALAAYVQSQYGDLHVLVNNAGMSTHTKWLELTEQEWDDVQRVNIKSVFLVSQTLAPLMIEGAKRERANRAIVNVASLSGHQAGAHIPHYSAAKAGVINLTRSLALELAPYGIRVNSVSPGFVETPLTERGLQNERFVKAIERNTALGRVGVPEEIASVIAFLASSEASYMTGSDVLVDGGWLIK
- a CDS encoding enoyl-CoA hydratase/isomerase family protein, with the protein product METAHLLVEQSGSILWLTLNRPERLNAFSPEMIAGLTREIERAAADDAVRAIVLSGAGRAFSAGGDVKTMGQSNAPKAYEHIGRLNRLIVTIKACEKPIIAVVHGVAAGAGFNLALACDLILAAEDSQFILSFANVGLVSDGGGSYWLPRLVGPHLAKQFFFTAEPISARRLYELGVLSEVVPAEGLREAAEALAAKLADGPTKAIGKQKRLIEHALTATLEEILEEERLIQGLMVETDDHREGVAAFKEKRKPVFKGK